The following proteins are co-located in the Mesorhizobium sp. M1E.F.Ca.ET.045.02.1.1 genome:
- a CDS encoding LPS-assembly protein LptD encodes MREAGLRSHRQAGLARLYGATALACLFACAVPAVPALAQDITAKPVPSGTQMLLAADTLVYNNDNHTVTAVGAVQIDYGGNKLVAQRVEYNRDTKRLVASGAVELINSDGTKINTDHIDITDDFADGFVNALRVQTVNDAYFASESAERMGGVLTTFHNGVYTACEPCEDKPDKAPTWRVKARKIIWNGEKKTVRFENANFEFFGFPLAYLPAFEIADPTVKRKSGFLIPGIVYNTDLGVGVKVPYYFALSPTYDLTVTGTGYTKQGFLGEAEWRQRFNNGEYSLKIAGIQQQDPDAFIGTGNRHTVDSGEPGDPNKFRGMMGTKGQFAINERWNFGWDVLLQTDKNFSRTYNIDGYGDLVHQSSVYLTGLSDRNYFDVRAMRFEVQEDTLSSDPTARAAKQPWVLPSFDYAYIPDTSVAGGQLSLNVNARVISRDRLDAVLADAGDPTSTNNVRGLEGQSSRLTAEAEWKRTFTTDGGLQLTPLLALRGDTGYNSETSASLAAVNQMAANLGENVDMRSSLARYMATLGLEMRWPLLFSMPNSSHILEPTAQVFVRPNEQYVGGLAVPNEDAQSFVFDATTLFERDKFSGYDRIEGGTRANVGVRYSGAYDNGWGTNAIFGQSYQLGGENSFDAPDLVNVGAYSGLQTAKSDYVGLVGFNSPSGFSGSLSGRFDEQTFEVRRAEVKAAYSGLPVSLSAKYAFIQAQPLYGFTTDRHEVTLGASTHLAESWRVFGTGTYDLQTSVLVKDGVGFAYNDSCFTYVMTFSQTRDTVTKEVSQNIGFNLSFRTLGDFGSSTAAVDTIQ; translated from the coding sequence GTGAGGGAGGCTGGTTTGCGCAGCCATAGGCAGGCCGGTTTGGCACGCCTCTATGGGGCGACCGCCTTGGCATGTCTGTTCGCTTGCGCGGTACCGGCGGTACCGGCGCTGGCGCAGGACATCACGGCTAAGCCTGTTCCCTCCGGCACGCAGATGCTGCTGGCCGCGGATACGCTCGTCTATAACAACGACAACCACACCGTGACCGCCGTCGGCGCCGTGCAGATCGACTATGGCGGCAACAAGCTGGTCGCTCAGCGCGTCGAGTACAATCGCGACACCAAGCGGCTCGTCGCCAGCGGCGCCGTCGAGCTGATCAACAGCGACGGCACCAAGATCAATACCGACCATATCGACATCACTGACGACTTCGCCGACGGCTTCGTCAACGCATTGCGCGTCCAGACCGTCAACGATGCCTATTTCGCTTCCGAAAGCGCCGAACGCATGGGCGGCGTGCTGACGACGTTCCACAACGGTGTCTACACCGCCTGCGAGCCCTGCGAGGACAAGCCGGACAAGGCGCCGACCTGGCGCGTCAAGGCGAGAAAGATCATCTGGAACGGCGAGAAGAAGACGGTTCGCTTCGAGAACGCGAATTTCGAGTTCTTCGGCTTCCCGCTCGCCTATCTGCCAGCCTTCGAAATCGCCGACCCGACGGTCAAGCGCAAGAGCGGTTTCCTGATCCCGGGTATCGTCTACAACACCGACCTCGGCGTTGGCGTGAAGGTGCCCTACTACTTTGCCCTCTCGCCGACCTATGACCTAACCGTCACCGGCACCGGCTACACCAAGCAGGGCTTCCTCGGCGAGGCCGAATGGCGCCAGCGTTTCAACAACGGCGAGTACAGCTTGAAGATCGCCGGCATCCAGCAGCAGGATCCCGACGCCTTCATAGGCACTGGCAATCGCCATACGGTCGATTCGGGAGAGCCCGGCGATCCCAACAAGTTCCGCGGCATGATGGGCACCAAGGGCCAGTTCGCCATCAACGAGCGCTGGAACTTCGGCTGGGACGTGCTGCTGCAGACCGACAAGAACTTTTCACGCACCTACAACATCGACGGCTACGGCGACCTCGTCCACCAGTCGTCGGTCTACCTGACGGGCCTGAGCGACCGCAATTATTTCGACGTCAGGGCGATGCGCTTCGAGGTGCAGGAAGACACGCTGTCCAGCGATCCGACGGCGCGCGCCGCGAAGCAGCCTTGGGTACTGCCGTCGTTCGACTACGCCTATATCCCCGACACGTCGGTGGCCGGCGGCCAGTTGTCGCTCAACGTCAATGCCCGCGTCATCAGCCGCGACCGACTGGACGCGGTGCTGGCCGATGCCGGCGATCCGACCTCCACCAACAACGTGCGCGGCCTCGAGGGCCAATCCAGCCGGCTGACGGCGGAAGCCGAATGGAAGCGCACCTTCACCACCGATGGCGGCCTGCAGCTCACGCCGCTGCTCGCGCTGCGCGGCGACACCGGATACAACTCGGAGACTTCCGCCTCGCTGGCCGCGGTCAACCAGATGGCGGCGAATCTCGGCGAGAACGTCGACATGCGCTCCTCGCTCGCCCGCTACATGGCGACCCTCGGCCTGGAAATGCGCTGGCCGCTGTTGTTCTCGATGCCGAACTCCAGCCACATCCTGGAGCCGACGGCGCAGGTTTTCGTGCGCCCGAATGAACAGTATGTCGGTGGGCTCGCGGTTCCAAACGAAGACGCGCAGAGCTTCGTCTTCGACGCCACCACGCTGTTCGAGCGCGACAAGTTCTCCGGCTATGATCGCATAGAGGGCGGCACGCGGGCCAATGTCGGCGTGCGCTATTCCGGCGCTTACGACAATGGCTGGGGCACCAACGCCATCTTCGGCCAGTCGTACCAATTGGGCGGCGAGAACTCGTTCGATGCGCCGGACCTCGTCAATGTCGGCGCCTATTCGGGCCTGCAGACCGCGAAATCCGACTATGTCGGCCTTGTCGGCTTCAACAGCCCGAGCGGCTTCTCCGGCTCGCTCAGCGGCCGTTTCGACGAGCAGACCTTCGAGGTCAGGCGCGCGGAGGTCAAGGCCGCCTATTCCGGCCTGCCGGTTTCGCTGAGCGCCAAATATGCCTTCATCCAGGCGCAACCGCTCTACGGCTTCACCACGGACCGCCACGAGGTCACGCTCGGCGCCTCGACGCATCTGGCGGAGAGCTGGCGGGTTTTCGGTACCGGCACCTACGATCTACAGACAAGCGTCCTGGTCAAGGACGGTGTCGGCTTCGCCTACAACGATTCCTGCTTCACCTATGTGATGACGTTCTCGCAAACGCGCGATACGGTCACCAAGGAAGTGTCGCAGAATATCGGCTTCAACCTGTCGTTCCGCACGCTCGGCGATTTCGGCTCGTCGACCGCCGCCGTCGACACGATCCAGTAA
- a CDS encoding peptidylprolyl isomerase yields MRKYLFSAGFALLVAATSVSITAMAPPAFASQIKYVVNNIPITTGDIAHRAAFFKLQRKKGDAAQEMIDQTLRLAEAKRLGIRITDQQVDAAYQRFASNNKMPLAKLDAVMSQSGVTKEHFKEFIRAQMAWNQALGARYRSGEGGSVTEQDAVRRMLDKGGSKPTAMEYMLQQVIFVVPASERAATLAKRKREADAMRARFNGCNTTREFAKGLLDVTVRDLGRVLAPQLPSDWAEQIKATKVGGATPTRETERGVEFIGICSSREVSDDKAAQMVFQAEGGNDKDADELSKKYVDELRKKAKIVER; encoded by the coding sequence ATGAGGAAATACCTGTTTTCGGCAGGATTCGCGCTGCTGGTGGCTGCGACCTCGGTTTCGATCACGGCAATGGCGCCGCCGGCTTTCGCCAGCCAGATCAAATATGTCGTCAACAACATACCGATCACCACCGGCGACATCGCGCACCGCGCCGCATTCTTCAAACTGCAGCGCAAGAAAGGCGATGCGGCGCAGGAAATGATCGACCAGACGCTGCGCCTTGCCGAGGCCAAGCGGCTCGGCATCCGCATCACCGACCAGCAGGTCGACGCCGCCTATCAGCGCTTTGCCTCCAACAACAAGATGCCGCTGGCCAAGCTCGATGCGGTCATGTCGCAATCGGGTGTCACCAAGGAGCATTTCAAGGAATTCATCCGCGCGCAGATGGCCTGGAACCAGGCGCTTGGCGCACGCTACCGTTCCGGTGAGGGCGGTTCGGTGACCGAGCAGGACGCGGTCCGCCGCATGCTGGACAAGGGCGGCTCCAAGCCGACCGCCATGGAATACATGCTGCAGCAGGTCATCTTCGTCGTGCCGGCCTCCGAGCGCGCCGCCACGCTCGCCAAGCGCAAGCGCGAGGCCGATGCCATGCGCGCCCGCTTCAACGGCTGCAACACCACACGCGAATTCGCCAAGGGACTGCTGGACGTCACGGTGCGCGATCTCGGCCGGGTGCTGGCACCGCAATTGCCGTCCGACTGGGCTGAGCAGATCAAGGCGACCAAGGTCGGCGGCGCGACGCCGACGCGCGAGACCGAGCGCGGCGTCGAATTCATCGGCATATGCTCCTCGCGCGAGGTTTCCGACGACAAGGCCGCGCAGATGGTGTTCCAGGCAGAGGGCGGCAACGACAAGGACGCCGACGAGCTCAGCAAGAAATATGTCGACGAACTGCGCAAGAAGGCCAAGATCGTCGAACGCTAG
- the pdxA gene encoding 4-hydroxythreonine-4-phosphate dehydrogenase PdxA, with product MRRTDAPLALSVGDPSGVGPEIAIAAWQAGDSAGVPPFYLLADPALIEARARETGAAVAIVETLPGQAVHHFPRALPVVPLHARHQDSPGKPNPANAAGTIEAIDRAVADCLAGHAAAVVTCPIAKKPLYDAGFRFPGHTEYLAHLASRHTGAEVTPVMLLAGPELRTVPVTIHIPLAEVPKVLTTVLIVATGRITAADLKSRFGIARPRLAIAGLNPHAGEGGTIGSEDLSIVLPAVEALKSEGIDAVGPLAADTMFHPRARAGYDAALCMYHDQALIPAKTLAFDEAVNVTLGLPFIRTSPDHGTAFDIAGKGIARADSLIAALRLARRLADSGRQAAAA from the coding sequence ATGCGCAGGACCGATGCGCCGCTGGCGCTCAGCGTCGGCGATCCTTCCGGCGTCGGGCCCGAGATCGCCATCGCCGCCTGGCAGGCTGGCGACAGCGCCGGCGTGCCGCCTTTCTACCTGCTCGCCGACCCGGCCCTGATCGAGGCCCGCGCGCGTGAGACCGGTGCTGCCGTGGCGATCGTCGAAACCTTGCCGGGGCAAGCGGTGCATCATTTTCCCCGCGCGCTGCCCGTGGTGCCGCTTCATGCCCGCCATCAGGACAGCCCCGGAAAACCGAACCCGGCCAATGCCGCGGGCACCATCGAGGCGATCGACCGCGCCGTCGCCGACTGCCTCGCCGGCCACGCCGCCGCGGTGGTCACCTGTCCGATCGCCAAGAAGCCACTCTACGATGCCGGCTTTCGCTTTCCCGGTCATACCGAATATCTGGCGCATCTGGCGTCGCGCCACACTGGCGCCGAGGTGACGCCGGTGATGCTGCTTGCCGGACCAGAGCTGCGCACCGTTCCGGTCACCATCCACATCCCGCTCGCCGAGGTGCCGAAGGTCCTGACGACGGTGCTGATCGTGGCCACCGGGCGCATCACCGCCGCCGATCTCAAAAGCCGCTTCGGCATCGCGCGGCCGCGGCTCGCCATTGCCGGGCTCAATCCGCATGCCGGCGAGGGCGGCACTATAGGCTCGGAGGATCTGTCCATCGTCCTTCCGGCCGTCGAGGCGCTCAAAAGCGAAGGCATCGACGCAGTCGGACCGCTGGCGGCCGACACCATGTTCCATCCGCGGGCACGCGCGGGCTATGACGCCGCGCTCTGCATGTATCACGACCAGGCGCTGATCCCGGCCAAGACGCTGGCTTTCGACGAGGCCGTCAACGTGACGCTCGGCCTGCCCTTCATCCGCACCTCGCCCGACCATGGCACGGCCTTCGACATCGCCGGCAAGGGCATTGCGCGTGCCGACAGCCTGATCGCGGCGCTGAGGCTAGCGCGCCGGCTCGCCGACAGCGGCCGCCAGGCCGCGGCCGCATGA
- the rsmA gene encoding 16S rRNA (adenine(1518)-N(6)/adenine(1519)-N(6))-dimethyltransferase RsmA: MNGGRTTIDGLPPLREVIERHGLQAKKALGQNFLLDLNLTSKIARAAGELGEATVIEVGPGPGGLTRALLFNGARRVIAIERDERCLEALAEVSSHYPGRLEVIPGDALKTDFAALARTADGGPVKIAANLPYNIGTELLIRWLTVAEWPPFYQSMTLMFQREVAERITAGPGSDAYGRLGVLAGWRTEARIAFDVPPQAFTPPPKVTSSVVHLVPRQSPLPADGRRLGRVTEAAFGQRRKMLRQSVKSLGGEALLTRAGIDPTRRAETLSVEEFVRLTNALQQSGHLAGKSEAAT; the protein is encoded by the coding sequence TTGAACGGGGGGCGCACGACCATCGACGGATTGCCGCCGCTGCGCGAAGTGATCGAGCGCCACGGCTTGCAGGCGAAGAAGGCGCTCGGCCAGAACTTCCTGCTCGACCTCAATCTGACGAGCAAGATCGCGCGCGCGGCCGGCGAGCTCGGCGAGGCGACGGTGATCGAGGTCGGCCCCGGCCCCGGCGGGCTGACCAGGGCGCTGCTCTTCAACGGCGCACGGCGCGTGATCGCCATCGAACGCGACGAGCGCTGCCTGGAGGCGCTGGCGGAGGTCTCCAGCCATTATCCCGGCCGGCTCGAGGTCATTCCCGGCGATGCGCTGAAGACGGATTTCGCCGCGCTCGCCCGCACGGCGGATGGCGGCCCGGTGAAGATCGCCGCCAACCTGCCCTACAATATCGGCACCGAGCTTCTGATCCGCTGGCTGACGGTGGCCGAGTGGCCGCCCTTCTATCAATCGATGACGCTGATGTTCCAGCGCGAGGTGGCCGAGCGCATCACCGCCGGCCCGGGCAGCGACGCCTACGGCCGGCTCGGCGTGCTTGCCGGCTGGCGCACCGAGGCAAGAATCGCCTTCGACGTGCCCCCGCAGGCTTTTACCCCGCCGCCCAAGGTAACCTCCTCGGTAGTGCATCTGGTGCCGCGTCAATCCCCCCTGCCCGCCGACGGCAGGAGGCTTGGCCGCGTCACCGAGGCCGCCTTCGGCCAGCGCCGCAAGATGCTCAGGCAAAGCGTGAAAAGCCTCGGTGGAGAGGCGCTGCTGACCCGCGCCGGCATCGACCCGACCCGCCGCGCCGAGACGCTCAGCGTGGAGGAGTTCGTGCGGCTGACGAATGCGTTGCAACAGTCAGGGCATTTGGCTGGAAAGTCGGAAGCGGCGACTTAG
- a CDS encoding DUF1330 domain-containing protein translates to MPAYVISDVTIRDTEAIESYRTRAATSIARHGGRYLVRGGQVEKLEGNWMPGPLIVVEFPDMESARRWYRSPEYAAALEVRDAALSRNLILVEGIGS, encoded by the coding sequence ATGCCTGCCTATGTCATTTCCGATGTCACAATCCGTGACACGGAAGCAATCGAATCCTACCGGACCCGTGCCGCGACCTCCATTGCGCGGCATGGCGGGCGCTATCTGGTACGCGGTGGGCAAGTGGAGAAGCTGGAAGGCAACTGGATGCCGGGTCCGCTGATCGTCGTCGAATTCCCCGACATGGAGAGTGCACGACGCTGGTACCGCTCTCCAGAATACGCGGCGGCACTAGAGGTCCGCGATGCCGCGCTCAGCCGCAACCTCATTCTGGTCGAGGGAATTGGCTCGTGA
- a CDS encoding Fic family protein produces MVYAAEEDPLCYPGTTVLRNKLNIEDQAELDEFELALFLTRADEQVPVGNLDYGHYKAVHHHLFQDVYEWAGEVRTIRIGKGGNWFCYPEYIDREMRRIFEELADADHLRGLGIKGFAVRAAHFLAEINAIHPFREGNGRTQLTFLAMLMENTGFPFNADMLERERVLHAMIESFAGDEAPLARLILDIANR; encoded by the coding sequence GTGGTCTACGCCGCTGAAGAAGATCCGCTTTGCTACCCGGGCACGACAGTTCTTCGCAATAAGCTGAATATTGAGGACCAGGCCGAACTCGACGAATTCGAGTTGGCGCTCTTCCTGACCAGAGCCGATGAACAGGTTCCTGTCGGCAACTTGGACTACGGCCACTACAAAGCCGTTCATCATCACCTGTTCCAGGACGTTTATGAATGGGCCGGCGAGGTTCGCACGATTCGCATCGGCAAAGGCGGCAATTGGTTCTGCTACCCCGAGTACATCGACCGGGAGATGCGCAGAATCTTCGAAGAGTTGGCAGATGCTGATCATCTTCGTGGGCTCGGCATCAAAGGCTTCGCTGTTCGGGCGGCGCACTTCCTGGCCGAAATCAATGCCATTCATCCTTTCCGAGAAGGCAATGGCCGCACACAGCTCACCTTCTTGGCGATGTTGATGGAGAACACAGGATTCCCGTTCAATGCCGATATGCTCGAGCGCGAGCGTGTCCTTCACGCGATGATCGAGAGCTTTGCGGGTGATGAGGCGCCGCTGGCGCGCCTCATCTTGGATATAGCCAATCGTTAG
- the gmk gene encoding guanylate kinase — protein MVAKEPTAARDLGSRIRRRGLMLVLSSPSGAGKSTIARNLLESDSSLELSVSVTTRPRRGSEIEGVHYHFRTMREFERLRDSDALLEWAEVHGNYYATPREPAEIALAEGRDMLFDIDWQGAQQLKEKMRADIVSIFILPPSMKELKARLKRRAEDQEQVIETRLKNARVEIEHWKEYDFVIVNDDLDRAFAEVRAIVTAERLRRDRRPGLFDFISGLLDEKTE, from the coding sequence ATGGTTGCCAAGGAGCCGACGGCTGCGAGGGATTTGGGATCCCGCATCCGCCGCCGCGGGCTGATGCTGGTGCTGTCGTCGCCGTCGGGCGCCGGCAAGTCGACGATCGCGCGCAATCTTCTGGAAAGCGATTCGAGCCTGGAGCTGTCGGTCTCCGTCACCACGAGGCCGCGCCGCGGCTCGGAGATCGAAGGCGTCCACTACCATTTCCGCACCATGCGCGAGTTCGAGCGGCTGCGCGATTCCGACGCGCTGCTGGAATGGGCGGAAGTGCATGGCAACTATTACGCGACGCCGCGCGAGCCGGCGGAAATAGCGCTGGCCGAAGGCCGCGACATGCTGTTCGACATCGACTGGCAGGGCGCCCAGCAGCTCAAGGAGAAGATGCGCGCCGACATCGTCTCGATCTTCATCCTGCCGCCCTCGATGAAGGAATTGAAAGCGCGCCTGAAGCGCCGCGCCGAGGACCAGGAGCAGGTCATCGAGACCCGGCTGAAGAATGCCCGCGTCGAGATCGAGCACTGGAAGGAATACGATTTCGTCATCGTCAACGATGACCTCGACCGCGCCTTCGCCGAGGTCCGCGCCATCGTCACCGCCGAGCGGCTTCGGCGCGACAGACGGCCTGGCCTGTTCGACTTCATCTCGGGATTGCTGGACGAGAAGACGGAATAG
- a CDS encoding YicC/YloC family endoribonuclease: MDVQSMTGFSRAVAERDGTSIAWEVKSVNGKSVEVRLRLPQGFDRLEPAVRQTVQKRFARGNFQATLTVGRAAAQQAQPVVNEAFLKDLAGLAKRLQEQFGTQPATADGLLALRGVLDIPEAVETEEERAALDAAILSALGTALAGLEQARRSEGAALRMLLSGHIDAIEALTLKAEADPSREPAAIRERMAEQVRLLMDASANLDAVRLHQEAAFLATKADILEEIDRLKTHVASGRALLDSGGAVGRKLDFLAQEFNRESNTLCSKSNAAAVTAIGLELKAVVDQFREQVQNLE; this comes from the coding sequence ATGGACGTGCAGAGCATGACCGGGTTCTCGCGCGCCGTCGCTGAACGCGACGGCACGTCGATTGCCTGGGAAGTGAAATCGGTCAACGGCAAGAGCGTCGAGGTGAGGCTGAGGCTGCCGCAGGGCTTCGACCGGCTGGAACCCGCTGTTCGGCAGACCGTGCAGAAGCGCTTCGCGCGCGGCAATTTCCAGGCGACGCTGACCGTCGGCCGCGCCGCCGCGCAGCAGGCGCAGCCGGTGGTCAACGAGGCTTTCCTGAAGGATCTGGCGGGCCTTGCCAAGCGCCTGCAGGAGCAGTTCGGCACACAGCCCGCCACCGCCGACGGACTGCTTGCGCTGCGCGGCGTCCTCGACATTCCGGAAGCCGTCGAGACGGAGGAGGAGCGGGCTGCCCTCGATGCCGCGATCCTGTCGGCGCTGGGGACGGCGCTCGCCGGGCTGGAACAGGCAAGGCGAAGCGAAGGCGCCGCGCTGCGCATGCTGTTGTCCGGCCACATCGACGCCATCGAGGCGCTGACGCTGAAGGCCGAGGCCGACCCGTCGCGCGAGCCGGCGGCGATCCGTGAACGCATGGCCGAGCAGGTCCGCCTGCTGATGGATGCGTCGGCCAATCTCGACGCGGTGCGGCTGCATCAGGAAGCAGCGTTCCTCGCCACCAAGGCCGACATCCTCGAGGAGATCGACCGGTTGAAGACGCATGTCGCATCGGGTCGTGCGTTGCTGGACAGCGGCGGCGCCGTCGGCCGCAAGCTCGATTTTCTGGCGCAGGAATTCAATCGCGAATCGAATACCTTGTGCTCCAAGTCGAACGCCGCCGCGGTGACCGCGATCGGGCTGGAGCTCAAGGCGGTGGTCGACCAGTTTCGCGAACAGGTCCAGAATCTGGAGTGA
- the mltG gene encoding endolytic transglycosylase MltG: MNTNPGDGGEFGQRQTQGPIVPKTAAEALRPEAGTPPPSKRSRASRSQVVVFLNFFLSVVILLVLASGAALYFGMQAFVEPGPSASGDTFMVKPNTGVQEIADQLERRGLVSDARIFRLGVRATGNDAALKAGEYAIKPRASMRDIMELFKSGKSVMYSLTIPEGLTVEQALQRVADQEALTGDMPVTMPPEGSIATDTLRFTRGATRQQMIDKLVADQKKLVEDVWAHRSPDLPIANMEDFVVLASIVEKETGRGDERSRVAAVFLNRLAKGMRLQSDPTIIYGLFGGKGKPADRPIYQSDIDKQTPYNTYLVKGLPPTPIANPGRAALEAVANPSKTDDLYFVADGNGGHVFAATLEEHNQNVARYRAQQKKQADDAAKASGQTTAPAAPDDNADGGNSGADSGENGDAAQ, encoded by the coding sequence ATGAATACAAATCCGGGCGACGGCGGGGAATTCGGACAGCGTCAGACGCAAGGGCCGATCGTGCCCAAGACAGCCGCCGAGGCCCTGCGGCCCGAGGCCGGCACCCCGCCGCCGTCGAAACGCTCCCGCGCCTCGCGCAGCCAGGTCGTCGTGTTCCTGAATTTCTTCCTTTCGGTGGTTATCCTTCTCGTTCTCGCCTCGGGTGCTGCGCTCTACTTCGGCATGCAGGCTTTCGTTGAGCCGGGCCCGTCCGCCAGCGGCGACACCTTCATGGTCAAGCCGAATACCGGCGTGCAGGAGATCGCCGACCAACTGGAACGTCGCGGCCTGGTCAGCGATGCGCGAATCTTCAGACTTGGCGTTCGCGCCACCGGCAATGACGCTGCGCTGAAGGCCGGCGAATACGCCATCAAGCCGCGCGCCTCGATGCGCGACATCATGGAGCTGTTCAAGAGCGGCAAGTCGGTGATGTATTCGCTGACCATCCCGGAGGGGCTGACGGTCGAGCAGGCGCTGCAGCGTGTGGCCGACCAGGAGGCGCTGACCGGCGACATGCCGGTGACCATGCCGCCGGAGGGCAGCATCGCGACCGACACGCTGCGCTTCACCCGCGGCGCCACCAGGCAGCAGATGATCGACAAGCTGGTCGCCGATCAGAAGAAGCTGGTCGAGGACGTCTGGGCGCATCGCTCACCCGACCTGCCGATCGCCAACATGGAGGACTTCGTCGTCCTGGCTTCGATCGTCGAGAAAGAGACCGGCAGGGGTGATGAGCGCTCGCGCGTCGCCGCCGTTTTCCTCAACCGGCTTGCCAAGGGCATGCGGCTGCAGTCCGACCCGACCATCATCTACGGCCTGTTCGGCGGCAAGGGCAAACCGGCCGACCGGCCGATCTACCAGTCCGACATCGACAAGCAGACGCCCTATAACACCTATCTGGTCAAGGGGCTGCCGCCGACGCCGATCGCCAATCCGGGCCGCGCGGCGCTGGAGGCAGTGGCCAATCCGTCGAAGACCGACGACCTCTATTTCGTCGCCGACGGCAATGGCGGCCATGTCTTTGCCGCGACGCTGGAAGAGCACAACCAGAACGTCGCCCGCTACCGGGCGCAGCAGAAGAAGCAGGCCGACGACGCGGCCAAGGCCTCCGGCCAGACGACGGCGCCAGCCGCTCCCGACGACAATGCCGACGGTGGCAATAGTGGCGCTGACAGCGGCGAGAATGGCGACGCCGCCCAATAG
- the fabF gene encoding beta-ketoacyl-ACP synthase II has protein sequence MRRVVVTGLGLLSPFGMGFEHSWKELLSGRSAARRVTEFEVDDLACKIAHVVPRGDGSNGTFNPEAVLEPKELRKIGDFILYGIAAADEALADSGWKPETHEDQCATGVLIGSGIGGIDGIAENAMILKERGPRRISPFFIPGQIINLVSGQVSIRHGLKGPNHAVVTACSTGAHAIGDAARLIMWGDADVMVAGGAEAPVTRLSMAGFAACRALSTERNDTPEIASRPYDRDRDGFVMGEGAGVVILEELEHAKARGAKIYTEVTGYGLTGDAYHITAPAEDGDGAFRCMTAALNRAKLSPADVDYINAHGTSTMADTIELGAVERLVGNAASKISMSSTKSSIGHLLGAAGAAEAIFSILAIRDNIAPATINLDNPERETALDLVPNKPRQRQIDVALSNSFGFGGTNASLVFQRYNG, from the coding sequence ATGAGGCGTGTCGTCGTCACGGGCCTTGGCCTGCTTTCGCCGTTCGGCATGGGTTTCGAGCACAGCTGGAAGGAATTGCTTTCCGGCCGCAGCGCCGCCCGCCGCGTCACCGAATTCGAGGTGGACGACCTTGCCTGCAAGATCGCCCACGTCGTTCCGCGCGGCGACGGCTCCAACGGCACGTTCAATCCCGAGGCTGTGCTCGAGCCGAAGGAACTGCGCAAGATCGGCGACTTCATCCTCTACGGCATCGCGGCCGCCGACGAGGCTCTGGCCGATTCCGGCTGGAAGCCCGAGACGCATGAGGATCAGTGCGCTACCGGCGTGCTGATCGGTTCCGGCATCGGCGGCATCGACGGCATCGCGGAGAACGCGATGATCCTGAAGGAGCGCGGTCCGCGCCGCATCAGCCCGTTCTTCATCCCCGGACAGATCATCAATCTGGTCTCCGGCCAGGTTTCCATCCGGCACGGGCTGAAAGGCCCGAACCATGCGGTCGTCACCGCTTGCTCGACCGGCGCTCACGCCATCGGCGACGCCGCGCGGTTGATCATGTGGGGCGACGCCGACGTCATGGTGGCAGGCGGCGCCGAGGCGCCGGTCACGCGGCTCTCCATGGCAGGGTTCGCTGCATGCCGGGCGCTCTCCACCGAGCGCAACGACACGCCCGAAATCGCGTCGCGTCCCTATGACCGCGACCGCGACGGCTTCGTCATGGGCGAGGGCGCCGGCGTCGTCATCCTGGAAGAGCTCGAGCACGCCAAGGCGCGTGGCGCCAAGATTTATACCGAGGTCACCGGATATGGGCTGACCGGTGACGCCTATCACATCACCGCTCCGGCCGAGGACGGCGACGGCGCGTTCCGCTGCATGACGGCGGCGCTGAACCGGGCGAAGCTCTCACCCGCCGACGTCGACTACATCAACGCGCATGGCACCTCGACCATGGCCGACACGATCGAGCTCGGCGCCGTCGAGCGGCTGGTCGGCAATGCCGCTTCGAAGATATCGATGTCGTCGACCAAGTCGTCGATCGGCCATTTGCTGGGCGCCGCTGGCGCCGCGGAGGCGATCTTCTCGATCCTCGCCATCCGTGACAACATCGCCCCGGCCACCATCAACCTCGACAATCCGGAACGCGAGACGGCGCTCGATCTCGTGCCGAACAAGCCGCGCCAGCGCCAGATCGATGTGGCGCTGTCGAACTCGTTCGGCTTCGGCGGCACCAACGCCTCGCTCGTCTTCCAACGTTACAATGGCTGA
- a CDS encoding acyl carrier protein yields the protein MSDTAERVKKIVIEHLGVDADKVTEQASFIDDLGADSLDTVELVMAFEEEFGVEIPDDAAETILTVGDAVKYIDKASA from the coding sequence ATGAGTGACACCGCAGAGCGCGTCAAGAAGATCGTCATCGAGCATCTCGGCGTCGATGCCGACAAAGTGACGGAGCAGGCGAGCTTCATCGACGATCTGGGCGCGGACAGCCTCGATACGGTCGAACTTGTCATGGCGTTCGAAGAAGAATTCGGCGTCGAGATTCCGGACGACGCCGCCGAGACCATCCTGACCGTCGGCGATGCCGTGAAGTATATCGACAAGGCCTCGGCCTGA